CTTCAGAAAATGAACTTGCCAACGCAGTGGGGAAAGCCAATCGGACCGGTCTGTTATGCTGTCCGCACACAGGCGTGGCTCTGGCGGCTCTGGAGAAACTGGTTCGCAATGGAACCATCCGCAGAGACGACCGCGTGGTGGTCATCTCCACGGCGAACGGTTTGAAGTTTACTGATTTCCTGTTTCAGTACCACAAGAATAATCTGCCAGACGTTCAATCCGAATATGAGTTTGCTCCGATTGAGTTGCCGGCGAATTATGGCGATATTCGAGACACGATTTTGAAGGAACTGGATAAGTAGTCGGCGGCATTTCCTGCCTGGTTCCGTCATGTAACGAGTTGGACTGTTCTTTAAAACCACTATCATTGGATTAGCATCGGAGATGACGTGATTCTTCTGTCTTTCGGCTGTGTGAAGGTTCGATTGCAGATGCAGTGAATTCTTTGGTCCGCAGGTTATTGCTTGCGGAGCTTTTCTGATTTTTTTGTTAATGAAAGGTTATAGCAATGTCGGATATCAAGAATGTAGTCATTATAGGTTCTGGCCCTGCCGGGCATACAGCCGCAATTTATTGCGCGCGCGCCAATCTTGCGCCCTATATGTTTGAAGGCTACCTTATGGGCGGTTCCGCCGGCGGGCAATTGACGACGACGACGGATGTCGAGAATTACCCCGGTTTCCCTGAAGGCGTTCAAGGCCCTGAACTCATGCAGTTATTCCGTAAGCAAGCCGAACGCTTTGGCACGGAAATGGTGGGTGAAGACGTTCAGGAAGTCGATCTGAGCCAGCGTCCTTTCGTTATCAAAAATGAAAACCGTGAGTTGAAAGCCAATTCGATCATCATCGCGACGGGCGCCACGGCGAAGCGCATGGGAGTGCCCAGCGAAGAACGTTTGTTCAATAACGGCATGTCTGCATGCGCCGTTTGCGACGGCGCGCTTCCATTTTTCCGAAACCAGCCCTTAATGGTCATCGGTGGCGGCGACACGGCAGTGGAAGAAGCCACCTATCTGACTAAATTCGGTTCCGTTGTTTATCTGGTGCATCGCCGGGAAGAGTTGCGCGCTTCCAAAATCATGCAGGAACGGGCGCTCAAAAATCCGAAAATTGAAATTCTGTGGAACACCGTTTTGGAAGACGCGATTGGCGAGCAGTTTGTAACAGGCGCCCGCGTCAAAAATATCAAAACGGATGAAGTCAAGGAAATCGATCTGGCGGGCGTTTTCTACGCCATCGGTCATACGCCGAACACCTCGATTTTTAAAGACCAGATCAATCTGGATGAGACGGGTTACATCAAGGTCAAGCCGGGAACCCAGGAAACCAACATCGAAGGCGTTTTCGCGGCGGGCGACGTTCATGACCATAAGTATCGCCAGGCGGTGACTGCGGCCGGGACTGGATGCGCGGCGGCTCTGGAATGCGAGCGCTGGCTGGGCGACAAAGGGCTTATCTGATCTTCCGAGTCGGGAGGCGCCTCATCACGACAGGAAAACGTCATGCAACAGGATCCGATAATTAAAGCGGCTCTCGCTCTGGAGGCCGCTTTGCAGAACAAGGATTTTTCTAAAACTGTTCCTCTTACCGGGTGCGAAGAAACCGACCGCCTCATCAATTCGGTCAATGTACTATTGGAGCAACTGCAGGATGCCCATAGCCAGAATTCCAGCCTCAAAGATTCCATCCGCTCTCAAGTTTCGGTTCATACCTTTGATTTGGAAAAGAAGGTATCTCGTCTGGAAGCCTCTTTGAACGAAGTTGCAGTCATCAGCAAAAGCAAATCGGTTTTCCTTTCCAATTTAAGCCATGAATTAAGAACCCCCTTGAACCACATCATTGGTTTCAGTGAATTGATGTCCGAAGAAGCTCGGATGGAAGGCAAGGAGCAATGGGTGTTTGATCTGAAGCAGATTCATGAATCCGGGCATCATATGTTGAACTGGGTGAACGAAATCATCGATCTCTCGACGATTGAGTCCGGTCGCGGGGAACTGAAAATTGACGAAATTCCGGTGGAACTGCTTATTACTGAGGTCACCGTATCCATTGAGCAGATTCTTGAAGAAGCTGAAATCCAGATCGACGTTGTTCGCGAAGGGGATCTGGGTTCCATTCGAGCCGATCATGGTCGGTTGTGCAGAATCCTCAAAAACCTGTTCTCGAACGCCTGCAAAGCTTCCGGTAAGGGCAAAATCGGCTTTAACATCAAGCGGGAAACGGTCAAAGACACCGACTGGATTTCTTTTTCGATACAGGATTGCGGAGCAGGAATCGACTCGCGCATTCTCGAAGAATTATTCAAACAGTACACCGAATCCCAATCGAATATTGCCGCCGCTTACGGAGCCGAAGCCTTGAACCTGGCCATTTGCAATCGCCT
This window of the Candidatus Nitrohelix vancouverensis genome carries:
- the trxB gene encoding thioredoxin-disulfide reductase, whose protein sequence is MSDIKNVVIIGSGPAGHTAAIYCARANLAPYMFEGYLMGGSAGGQLTTTTDVENYPGFPEGVQGPELMQLFRKQAERFGTEMVGEDVQEVDLSQRPFVIKNENRELKANSIIIATGATAKRMGVPSEERLFNNGMSACAVCDGALPFFRNQPLMVIGGGDTAVEEATYLTKFGSVVYLVHRREELRASKIMQERALKNPKIEILWNTVLEDAIGEQFVTGARVKNIKTDEVKEIDLAGVFYAIGHTPNTSIFKDQINLDETGYIKVKPGTQETNIEGVFAAGDVHDHKYRQAVTAAGTGCAAALECERWLGDKGLI
- a CDS encoding HAMP domain-containing histidine kinase; the encoded protein is MQQDPIIKAALALEAALQNKDFSKTVPLTGCEETDRLINSVNVLLEQLQDAHSQNSSLKDSIRSQVSVHTFDLEKKVSRLEASLNEVAVISKSKSVFLSNLSHELRTPLNHIIGFSELMSEEARMEGKEQWVFDLKQIHESGHHMLNWVNEIIDLSTIESGRGELKIDEIPVELLITEVTVSIEQILEEAEIQIDVVREGDLGSIRADHGRLCRILKNLFSNACKASGKGKIGFNIKRETVKDTDWISFSIQDCGAGIDSRILEELFKQYTESQSNIAAAYGAEALNLAICNRLTLAMGGSISAETEFGSGSKFTLRLPADIQTHLAKPHVRRATSRLMGDILDRSSD